Within Oligoflexus sp., the genomic segment TTTTGGAGAACCTGCAGAGTGAAAAGGACCTCGAATTAACGGCCTTGAGCCGTTCCATTCCCAAGGAATCCCGAGAGCGCGTACGCTGGGTGAGCTGTGATCTGCATAATCTCAAGGATCTGGAGCAGGCGCTGACGGGACAGGATGTGGCGATCTACCTTGTTCATTCGATGCTTCCGACAGCGCGTTTGAATCAGGGGAATTTCGCGGATTTCGACCTTATCCTGGCCGATAATTTTGCGCGTGCCGCCCGGCTGAAAGGGGTGAAGCATGTGATCTACCTGAGCGGCTTCATCCCGGATGAAGCGAAGCTCTCGGAGCATCTGCGAAGCCGCCTGGAAGTGGAGCAGACCCTTCAGGCTTATCTGCCGACAACAGCTCTGCGTACCGGCATCATACTCGGCGCCGCGGGTTCGTCATTTACCATCGTCTTGAATCTGGTTCGCCGTTTGCCCGTTATGCTATGCCCGCGGTGGACGCTCAACCTTGGTCAGATCATAAGTCTCAAAAATGTCATCGACGTGATCAAGGTCTGTCTCTACGAAAAGGAATTGCAAGGCAAAACCTGGGATATCGGAGCGGAGCCGCCGATCAGTTATCTCGATATGATGAAAGAGACGGCTGCTGTCTTGAACCTTCGGCGACATTTTCAAGCCATTCCCTGGATGAGCCTTGGTCTTTCGAAACTCTGGGTCAGCCTGATCTCTGGCGCTCCGAAAAATTTGGTTTATCCTTTGATCGACAGCCTCAAGTCCTCGATGAAGGTGCGCAGTTCCCATCGCTTTCCGGGAGGCTACATTCACTTCATGTCCTTTCGGGAAGCCGTAGTCGATCTTCTGCCAGCTTTGCAAAGCGGCCTTTCATCCAAGCCCTATGCTTTTGCCCGCGGCGGAAAAGGACCGAACGATAATCGCGTGCGTTCGATACAGCGCGTGCCTTTACCGGCTGGTCGCGACGCCGCTTGGGTGGCCGAAGAATACCTGCAGTATCTGCACCAGCTTCTGCCTTTTCTGATTACGGTCACGCGCGAAGGTCCCATTGCGGATTTTCGTCTGAAGCTCTTGGGTCTTGTTCTTTTGCGGCTCCGCTATGCACCCGAGCGGAGTCGTCCCGATCGTCAGCTCTTCTATGTCGTGGGCGGTCTTCTTTATCGTCGCGGCCCATGGAAGGCCCGCCTCGAAATGCGGGAGGCGCTCGACAAAACCGTATGCCTTGTGGCTTTGAATGACTTCCGTCCAGCCCTCCCCTGGCTGATTTATGTCATCAGCCAGGCCCAGGTGCACCGCTGGTTCATGCAGAAATTTGCCCGTCACCTGCAGGCGATTTGTAATTTTGAGAAAGACTCGGCATCCCACCCTGGTCAACTTTCGAAAAATATTGTCCAATAAGGAAAACAACGCAAAGGAGTTTTCATGAAGGCCAAGATTCCATTGATCGCAAGGGTGCTGCTGGGGCTGGTGTTCCTGTTCGGGGGCATTACGGGACTTTTGAATCTCGTGCCCCCACCGCCCGATCTGCCCGAACGCCTTCAGACATTCAATGCGGGACTCATGGCTTCGGGTTACTTCTTTCCACTTTTGAAAGGCACCGAAACGATCTGCGGTCTTCTCCTGGTCACGGGATTCTTCGTCCCACTTGCCCTTGTGGTCCTGGCTCCGATCGTGATCAATATCATCTTCGTTCACGCGTTCCTTGCGCCGGACGGCCTGCCTTTGGCGCTGATTATCGGGCTACTGACCGCCTATCTTGCTTTCTTT encodes:
- a CDS encoding NAD(P)H-binding protein; this translates as MKVVIVGASGFVGRALLENLQSEKDLELTALSRSIPKESRERVRWVSCDLHNLKDLEQALTGQDVAIYLVHSMLPTARLNQGNFADFDLILADNFARAARLKGVKHVIYLSGFIPDEAKLSEHLRSRLEVEQTLQAYLPTTALRTGIILGAAGSSFTIVLNLVRRLPVMLCPRWTLNLGQIISLKNVIDVIKVCLYEKELQGKTWDIGAEPPISYLDMMKETAAVLNLRRHFQAIPWMSLGLSKLWVSLISGAPKNLVYPLIDSLKSSMKVRSSHRFPGGYIHFMSFREAVVDLLPALQSGLSSKPYAFARGGKGPNDNRVRSIQRVPLPAGRDAAWVAEEYLQYLHQLLPFLITVTREGPIADFRLKLLGLVLLRLRYAPERSRPDRQLFYVVGGLLYRRGPWKARLEMREALDKTVCLVALNDFRPALPWLIYVISQAQVHRWFMQKFARHLQAICNFEKDSASHPGQLSKNIVQ
- a CDS encoding DoxX family membrane protein, translating into MKAKIPLIARVLLGLVFLFGGITGLLNLVPPPPDLPERLQTFNAGLMASGYFFPLLKGTETICGLLLVTGFFVPLALVVLAPIVINIIFVHAFLAPDGLPLALIIGLLTAYLAFF